Part of the Penaeus vannamei isolate JL-2024 chromosome 9, ASM4276789v1, whole genome shotgun sequence genome is shown below.
atatatatatatatattcatatatatatacatatatatatatatatatatatatatatatatatctatataggtatatatatatatgtatgtatgtattatattcattctatctatttacaatacaggcatacacacacatgagtatgAACGAGAttttgcatgtgcacacacacacacacatacacacatacacacacacaaacacacacataaacacagacacacacacaaacacacacaaacacacacacacacacacacacacacacacacacacacaaacacacacacacacacatacacatattattatgttacatattattatattacatacaaacaaacatattattatgttacatattattatattacataaaaacaaacacatattattatgttacatatcattatattacacacaaacaaacacacacaaacacacacacaaacatacgaacgtacacacacacacaaacaaacaaacacacacacacacacacacacacacacacacacacacacacacacacacacacctacacacacacacacacacacacacacacacacttacacatccacacacacacttacacacacacacacacacacacacacacacacacacacacacacacacacacacacacacacacatatatatatatatatatatatatatatatatatatatatatatatatatatatatatatgtatatacacatgtatatacatacacacacacacacacacacacacacacacacacacacacacacacacacacagacgcacacacacacacacacacacacacacacacacacacacacacacacacacacacacacacaaacacacacacacacacacacacacacacacacacacatatatatatatatatatatatatatatatatatatatatatatatgtgtgtgtgtgtgtgtgtgtgtgtgtgcgtgtgtgtgtgtgtgtgtgtgtgtggatgtgtgtgtgtgtgcgtgtgtgtgtgtgtttatatacatatatttatttatgtatctatatatctatctatacatacacatacatacatacatacgtatgtatatatacacacacacacacatatatatatatatatatatatatatatatatatatatatatatatatatatatatgtatatatatatatatatatatatatatatatatatatatatatatatataaaacaacatgcatatatatatatatatatatatatatatatatatatatatatatacatttatgtttatacatatatatatatatatatatacatatatatatatatgtatatatatgtatatatacatacatatatatatatatatttatatatatatacatataagaaaatacatatatatacatatatatatacatatatatacatatacatatatacatatatacatatatacatatatacatatatacatatatacatatatatatatatacatatatacatatatatatatatatatatatgtatatatgtatatgtatatatatatacatatatacatatatacatatatgtatatatatatatacatatatacatatatacatatatacatatatacatatatacatatatacatatatacatatatacatatatacatatatacatatatacatatatacatatatatatatatatatatatatatatatatatatatatatatatgtatatatgtatatatgtatatatgtatatatgtatatatgtatacatgtatacatacatatacatacatatatatatatacatatacatatacatacatctatatatatatatatatatatatatatatatatatatatatatatatatatatatatatatatatatatatatttatatatatataatatatatatatatatatttatatatatatatatatatgtatatgtatatatatatatatatatatatatatatatatatatctacatatatatacatatatatacacacatgtatatatatatatatacatatatatatatatatatatatatatacatatatatatatatatatatatatatatatatatatatatatatatatatagatatatatatatatatttatatatatgtatgtatatatatatatatatatatatatatatatatatatatatatatatatatatatatatatatatatatatatatgtgtgtgtgtttgtgtgtatacatacaaatatatatatatatatatatatatatatatatatatatatatatatatatatttacacacacacacacacacacacacacacacacacacacacacacacacacacacacacacacacacacacacacacacacacacacacacacatatatatatatatatatatatatatatatatatatatatatatatatatatatatatatatatatatagtttgtgtgtgtgtgagtgtgtgcggggTGGGGGCGTTCTATGCGAACGTGTCATTTCACAACGCAGAAAAGATCATCAGGTGACCGGATGCCCTCTCGTCCACGCCCACGCAGGCTCATGGAAAAATCGAAAATGCTGCCTACATCCAAATGGAAGGATCATGAGCGTGTCCCGTTTGGGGCGAAAACAGGACATGAGAGagcggggaaaaagagagaattggcGGAAACACGCGTGTCGAGAGTCAAAAGCTCCTGCCACGTAAACACCAACTTTCGCATGGGCTCTTTCATTTGGTGCTTAATTAAAACAAATTCAATTAGCGGATACTTTGATGAGTTCTCGGTGTCGGCGAATTTAATTGTCTTTCCAGCGGAGACATTTTCGGGATGGAAAATTCATTCTAAATTGTTTTTATGTGTTCTGACTCCGTTACAGTCCAACCGTATGTATGATTTACAGCGtaaatgttatctatctatatgtctttctctgtctatccatctatatttatctatctgtttatttacctctttatctatctgtctatctataagccATTTCCCTTCGATTTCCCTCTCTCAATCGTATTTTTGATATCCCACCAACAGCAAGGACAGACGAACGACATCATCCTAAGAGATCTACACACAGACTTTTTACCTCCATGAGTGTTCAAACtttccatatatctatacataattctctaatcttctctctgcctatccacaatcttatttttctctctttcctcagcaATGGGCATGTCAGTTCGCACGATGCTAGCCGTGTCCTTGGGCGCGCTAGTGCTGCTAGTGCTCGCCCAGCCCGCCCCTGCTATCACCATCCATCCGGCCGTCCTCAAGAACTTCGTGGGTAAGGATGctaggagggatagaggaggggaggagggaaggggagagagagggggagaggaagagattaagggaggtagggtgggaggaaggaaaaaaggaggggagagaagggggaagggagggagagagagaaatagagagcgagagaggggaggggggaggagagaaagagagggggtgataaagagagttgagaaagagggagtaaaagagtgagagaaagagagattaaaagagtgagagaaagagagagtaaatgagagtgagagataaagagagagagagtgtttgtgtggtgtatgtctatatacgtgtgagtgtgtgctgcagatagattgatagatagattgatgtttaAATAAATAGTTACGTAGGTAAATAAATTTCAGTCAGGTGGTtgttgatagagatagagaggtagctagttagataaatagataagatatgcACGTATGCACGTGGGtgcttgtgtatatttgtttggttTTCCATGTGTAGAGACGAACATTGTCATATCCTCCCTCATTTTACCATATATCACTTACCACACACATGCCTCCTACTTACCTTCAACGTACCTCCCATATACCTCCCTCATATCTCTCACATACCTCCCACTTACCTCTCACATAGCTCACGCTTATCCCCCACATATACcttccacttacccccccccccccccccacacacacacacactttccctttACATACCTCCCACATACTACCATATACTCTCACCCCATGCCTCACCCTTAACCCCACTTACCTCCCGCGTACTTACTTTACAGCCACTTATCCCCACCCCCCCCGACCCCCAGGTCCGTACCGCAAGCCCGGCGAGCCCGTGCTCCGCGGCCCGTTCTTCGACCGCTCGCGCGTCGTCCGGCAGCGCCTGATGAAGCCCGTGTCCATCCTGGCGAGGCGGCCGGAGGCGGAGGTGTCGCCGCAGGAGATCTTCCTCGGCGCTGTGGAGTCCCCCGCGCAGCCCGAGGAGTGGAACAGATCACTCAGGTGGGGCAggcgggggcgtgtggggggcgtCTTCTTAATGTGCAGCTCTGTCTGCTTAGATCTCGTCTCTGcggctatctatctctcccacggCTGCCTATGCATTTATCCATCTGCCTATTCATATCTTGATTgacctatttatctacatatcttgctgtatttatttgtttattcctctctatctatcttcagtTCCTtccatttatcaatatatttttatatgcatttatctgcATTAATCTATACATTTTCTAAAGCCCTGATGTGTTATAAAAGGACAGTACTTATATGGATAAGATTTATATTACCAAATATATGTTAGCATGAAATGAGCACACAACAATTAACGCATTCTATTAACAGACTAACATTAACTAACGTGAACTTTAAAAATATGTTACTCATAAGGCTGATTATAGCATAGACAAAATACCTTGAACATCTCAGTTCAATTGCCTCCAAGTTAGGTTATGCTTTGATTTCAAATTAAATAGTTTTTTATCTAAATTCCCCTTAAGATACATTGTCGCATTTATAAAAGGTATTgatcttattgttcttattgtatctgtttatctatttttcatattgACTAAccattcttttttctatctcgccGAAGGTCCTGCGCCGACACCGGATCATGCGCCCAGAATGTGGACAACACCCTCAACTATCTCATGCGCATGATGGAGACCGGCCGACGCTAAGAAGaccatgttcatgtttatttgtgTTCATTGTTAACAGTCATGACTACTAGGACGAGCCAATAGTAGAGGTTGATATCTACAAAGCCAA
Proteins encoded:
- the LOC113824183 gene encoding uncharacterized protein; translation: MSVRTMLAVSLGALVLLVLAQPAPAITIHPAVLKNFVGPYRKPGEPVLRGPFFDRSRVVRQRLMKPVSILARRPEAEVSPQEIFLGAVESPAQPEEWNRSLRSCADTGSCAQNVDNTLNYLMRMMETGRR